Proteins encoded by one window of Kribbella italica:
- a CDS encoding LCP family protein — protein MLVPGTAYLAAGRKRLGAVVTTLSVLLYGAAAYVVLLRRDDVIQWALDPDVLTGMIVGLGVAGLFLVVVLVTSYKMLRPLQTGVLARLGGALVVGVVCFSIASGSALGAQNLVAQRSLVTKVFAGEKSKSATAPKIDQKDPWATLPRINLLLLGADDGEGRQGARADTVMVASIDTHTGETSLISMTRNFMRMPFPKDHPLHKVFPTGYWDPSDPAPEQPEYYLDAMYRNIPPKYKDLLGETDNPGADVLKLSVGEALGLKLHYYVQINLAGFEQMVGALGGITVNINYPVPVGGNDDKNIPPGRYLQPGPDRKLNGFDALWFARGRYKVPGADLARQARQRCTIKAIVERATPQNVLTHYKEIAAAGEQLIQTDIPQTLLGDLAGLGAKVKTAKIRNLDLDKKKNFPTGRNPNYAGMRAIVEKAFSGTPTTAPPTTKPPTKPAGKPTTKPSASPDAGDLSDSCAYNPTN, from the coding sequence GTGCTGGTTCCCGGTACGGCGTACCTGGCGGCCGGGCGGAAGCGGCTCGGGGCGGTGGTCACCACGCTCAGCGTGCTGCTGTACGGCGCTGCGGCGTACGTCGTGCTGCTCCGGCGGGACGACGTGATCCAGTGGGCGCTCGACCCGGACGTGCTGACGGGGATGATCGTCGGGCTGGGCGTGGCGGGGCTGTTCCTGGTGGTCGTGCTCGTGACGTCGTACAAGATGTTGCGGCCGCTGCAGACCGGCGTACTGGCTCGGTTGGGTGGGGCGCTCGTGGTCGGGGTGGTGTGCTTCTCGATCGCGTCCGGCTCGGCGCTCGGCGCGCAGAACCTGGTCGCCCAGCGCAGCCTGGTGACCAAGGTGTTCGCGGGTGAGAAGTCGAAGAGCGCGACCGCGCCGAAGATCGACCAGAAGGACCCGTGGGCGACGCTGCCGCGGATCAACCTGCTGCTGCTCGGCGCGGACGACGGCGAGGGCCGGCAGGGCGCGCGGGCGGACACGGTGATGGTGGCCAGCATCGACACCCACACCGGCGAGACCTCGCTGATCTCGATGACCCGGAACTTCATGCGGATGCCGTTCCCGAAGGACCACCCGCTGCACAAGGTGTTCCCGACCGGCTACTGGGACCCGTCGGATCCCGCGCCGGAGCAGCCGGAGTACTACCTGGACGCGATGTACCGCAACATCCCGCCGAAGTACAAGGACCTGCTGGGCGAGACCGACAACCCCGGCGCCGACGTACTCAAGCTGTCGGTCGGCGAGGCGCTCGGGCTGAAGCTGCACTACTACGTGCAGATCAACCTGGCCGGGTTCGAGCAGATGGTGGGCGCGCTCGGCGGGATCACGGTGAACATCAACTACCCGGTCCCGGTCGGCGGCAACGACGACAAGAACATCCCGCCGGGCCGCTACCTCCAGCCCGGACCGGACCGGAAGCTGAACGGGTTCGACGCGCTGTGGTTCGCCCGCGGCCGGTACAAGGTGCCCGGCGCGGACCTCGCCCGGCAGGCTCGGCAGCGCTGCACGATCAAGGCGATCGTCGAGCGCGCGACCCCGCAGAACGTGCTGACGCACTACAAGGAGATCGCGGCGGCCGGCGAGCAGCTGATCCAGACCGACATCCCGCAGACCTTGCTCGGTGATCTCGCCGGGCTCGGCGCGAAGGTGAAGACCGCGAAGATCCGCAACCTCGACCTGGACAAGAAGAAGAACTTCCCGACCGGCCGCAACCCGAACTACGCGGGGATGCGCGCGATCGTCGAGAAGGCCTTCTCCGGTACGCCGACCACCGCTCCGCCCACGACCAAGCCGCCGACGAAACCGGCCGGCAAGCCGACCACCAAGCCGTCCGCCTCTCCCGACGCGGGCGACCTGTCCGACTCCTGCGCGTACAACCCGACGAACTAG
- a CDS encoding LacI family DNA-binding transcriptional regulator, translated as MADVARRARVSVTTVSHVLNDTRFVAPETREAVLTAVRETGYVPNTVARSLVMSKTDTIGLALSSISNPYFGELAHHLQAEAERRGYSILIADTHDDPDRELQVVRDLHERRADGIIIAVSARPDATLDYLRQRTVPVVLVDRMIGSGLDEVGTENVEATAQLVEHLTGLGHTRIGIVAGLPGVATSEERIVGYQLGLERAGLAYDAELRTDGASDAVPAQGATARLLALTDPPTALIVANNQMTIGAMRALREAGVAVPRDIALVAFDDFDWADLFEPRLTTIAQPHAELATRALELITSRIAEPELPARTIRVEPTLVHRNSCGCQTS; from the coding sequence ATGGCGGACGTCGCGCGGCGGGCCCGGGTGTCGGTGACGACGGTGTCGCACGTGCTGAACGACACCCGGTTCGTGGCGCCGGAGACGCGCGAGGCGGTGCTGACGGCCGTCCGGGAGACCGGCTATGTGCCGAACACGGTGGCCCGGTCGCTGGTGATGTCGAAGACCGACACGATCGGGCTCGCGCTGTCCTCGATCTCGAACCCGTACTTCGGTGAGCTGGCGCACCACCTGCAGGCCGAGGCGGAACGGCGCGGGTACTCGATCCTGATCGCCGACACCCACGACGACCCGGACCGCGAGCTGCAGGTCGTTCGTGACCTGCACGAACGCCGCGCCGACGGGATCATCATCGCGGTGTCCGCGCGGCCGGACGCGACGCTCGACTACCTGCGGCAGCGCACCGTTCCCGTCGTCCTGGTGGATCGGATGATCGGGTCCGGCCTGGACGAGGTCGGCACCGAGAACGTCGAGGCGACGGCCCAGCTGGTCGAGCACCTGACCGGGCTCGGGCACACGCGGATCGGCATCGTGGCCGGCCTGCCCGGCGTCGCGACGTCCGAGGAGCGCATCGTCGGGTACCAGCTCGGGCTGGAGCGGGCGGGTCTCGCGTACGACGCGGAGCTGCGGACCGACGGCGCCTCGGACGCCGTACCGGCGCAAGGCGCGACCGCGCGGCTGCTCGCCCTGACCGATCCGCCGACGGCGCTGATCGTCGCGAACAACCAGATGACGATCGGTGCGATGCGGGCGCTGCGTGAGGCCGGGGTGGCGGTGCCGCGGGACATCGCGCTGGTCGCCTTCGACGACTTCGACTGGGCCGACCTGTTCGAGCCGCGGCTGACGACGATCGCGCAGCCGCACGCCGAGCTCGCGACGCGGGCGCTGGAGCTGATCACGTCGCGGATCGCCGAGCCGGAGCTGCCGGCCCGCACGATCCGGGTCGAGCCGACGCTGGTGCACCGCAACTCGTGCGGCTGTCAGACCAGCTGA
- a CDS encoding winged helix DNA-binding domain-containing protein, which produces MSEQVLDRRALNRATLARQLLLARHQIPALDAVHALAGLNAQTSKDPYVGLWARLTDFAPDDLADLLHSKQVVRACLMRCTQHLVTAADYQVVQPALAPMLARVQRSTFGKRTQGVDLEELVGLGTAALTGVTLTRPQLGRKLKERWPDHEGSALGWTFQYLAPVVHPPPDGLWGRKGGVTPFALAEDWLETTLDEPDVGRLILLYLAAFGPATQRDLHAWSGLSRLGDVVDGLRPQLVTFTNEAGIELFDLPDAPRPGPETPVPVRLLPEFDNLMVGYRDRSRVMTKEQQRRVCDGDLIAATLLVDGFVRGIWKLELTDDTATLMIELLDDNGGGDVVLTSAERKAVEAEGLDLLRFVTPELEHRVQLV; this is translated from the coding sequence ATGAGCGAGCAGGTGCTGGACCGACGAGCCCTCAACCGAGCCACCCTGGCCCGCCAACTCCTGCTCGCCCGCCACCAGATCCCGGCCCTCGACGCGGTCCACGCCCTGGCAGGCCTGAACGCCCAAACCTCCAAGGACCCGTACGTCGGCCTCTGGGCCCGCCTCACCGACTTCGCGCCGGACGACCTCGCCGACCTCCTGCACTCCAAGCAGGTCGTCCGAGCCTGCCTGATGCGCTGTACCCAGCACCTGGTCACGGCCGCTGACTACCAGGTCGTCCAACCGGCGCTTGCCCCGATGCTCGCCCGGGTCCAACGCAGCACCTTCGGCAAAAGGACCCAAGGCGTCGACCTCGAAGAACTCGTCGGACTCGGCACGGCCGCGCTGACCGGCGTCACCCTCACCCGCCCGCAACTCGGCCGGAAGCTCAAAGAACGCTGGCCGGATCACGAGGGCAGCGCGCTGGGCTGGACCTTCCAGTACCTGGCTCCCGTCGTTCACCCGCCCCCGGACGGACTGTGGGGCCGCAAGGGCGGCGTGACTCCGTTCGCCCTGGCCGAAGACTGGCTGGAGACAACGCTCGACGAACCGGACGTCGGCCGGCTGATCCTCCTCTACCTGGCCGCGTTCGGCCCGGCGACCCAGCGGGACCTGCACGCCTGGTCGGGTCTCAGCCGCCTCGGTGACGTCGTCGACGGACTCCGGCCGCAGCTCGTCACGTTCACGAACGAGGCCGGCATCGAACTGTTCGACCTGCCCGACGCGCCACGGCCGGGTCCCGAAACACCGGTGCCGGTGCGGCTGCTACCGGAGTTCGACAACCTGATGGTCGGCTATCGCGACCGCTCCCGGGTCATGACGAAGGAGCAGCAGCGCCGCGTCTGTGACGGTGACCTGATCGCGGCCACGCTGCTCGTCGACGGTTTCGTCCGCGGGATCTGGAAGCTCGAACTCACCGACGACACCGCGACGCTGATGATCGAGCTGCTCGACGACAACGGTGGCGGCGACGTCGTACTGACTTCGGCCGAGCGTAAAGCCGTCGAGGCCGAGGGGCTCGATCTGCTGCGGTTCGTGACGCCCGAGCTGGAACACCGGGTTCAGCTGGTCTGA
- a CDS encoding glucose 1-dehydrogenase has protein sequence MPGRLTGEVVLVTGAARGIGRAIAVKAAEEGAAVGLLDLLPDELAATTEAIAATGAQVAAAVGDITDESSVRTSVDDLTGKLGAVTVLVNNAGKNAYADATAMTVDEWDSVFDVDLKGAWLMARQVLPAMIAHRHGAIVNIASIHSNLTTAGMFPYAAAKSGLVGMTRSLALDVAPHDVRVNAVSPGFIATDLLEEFFDTIPGARDSALAVHPLGRIGTPENVAEVVCFLASTAAAFVTGANWTVDGGLGVRYA, from the coding sequence GTGCCTGGACGTCTGACCGGCGAGGTCGTACTGGTGACCGGAGCGGCCCGCGGGATCGGCCGCGCGATCGCCGTGAAAGCCGCCGAGGAGGGCGCCGCGGTCGGCCTGCTCGACCTCCTGCCCGACGAGCTGGCAGCGACCACCGAGGCGATCGCCGCGACCGGCGCGCAGGTCGCCGCGGCCGTCGGCGACATCACCGACGAGAGCTCGGTCCGTACCTCGGTCGACGACCTGACCGGAAAACTCGGCGCCGTCACCGTCCTGGTCAACAACGCCGGCAAGAACGCGTACGCCGACGCGACCGCCATGACGGTCGACGAGTGGGACAGCGTCTTCGACGTCGACCTGAAGGGCGCCTGGCTGATGGCCCGCCAGGTGCTGCCGGCGATGATCGCGCACCGCCACGGCGCGATCGTCAACATCGCCTCGATCCACTCCAACCTGACCACCGCCGGCATGTTCCCGTACGCCGCGGCGAAGTCCGGCCTGGTCGGGATGACCCGCAGCCTCGCCCTCGACGTCGCCCCGCACGACGTCCGGGTGAACGCGGTCAGCCCCGGCTTCATCGCCACCGACCTGCTCGAGGAGTTCTTCGACACCATCCCCGGTGCCCGCGACTCCGCCTTGGCGGTCCACCCACTCGGCCGCATCGGTACGCCGGAGAACGTCGCCGAGGTCGTCTGCTTCCTCGCCTCCACCGCGGCCGCGTTCGTCACCGGCGCCAACTGGACCGTCGACGGCGGCCTGGGCGTGCGCTACGCCTGA